From Halotia branconii CENA392, the proteins below share one genomic window:
- a CDS encoding DUF423 domain-containing protein, whose protein sequence is MTQFFLSIAAVFGGLSVAAGAFASHALRDKISERSLEVFETGARYQMYHALALLLVGILISRAESSQSTLIASGWLFIIGIAIFSGSLYALSLTDIKTLGAITPLGGVAFLAGWCTLAFAAWSLKF, encoded by the coding sequence ATGACACAGTTTTTTTTGAGCATAGCTGCTGTTTTTGGCGGTTTGTCGGTTGCCGCAGGTGCTTTCGCTTCTCATGCCCTGCGAGATAAAATTAGTGAGCGATCGCTAGAAGTTTTTGAAACTGGCGCTCGTTACCAAATGTATCATGCTTTAGCACTTTTGTTAGTAGGAATACTGATTAGTCGTGCCGAATCATCTCAATCCACTCTCATAGCTAGTGGGTGGCTTTTTATTATTGGTATTGCTATTTTCTCAGGCAGCTTGTACGCCTTGAGCTTAACTGATATTAAAACATTGGGTGCAATTACACCACTAGGCGGAGTAGCTTTTCTTGCTGGTTGGTGTACTTTAGCTTTTGCTGCTTGGAGTTTAAAGTTTTAA
- a CDS encoding ABC transporter ATP-binding protein, translating to MKKRRHSVHPLQRLLDYGHQYRQQIWLATGCSILNKLFDLAPPALIGIAVDVVVKQQDSIIAQLGVKDVFGQFLILSVLTVIVWILESVFEYAYARLWRNLAQSVQHNLRLDAYKHLQELELAYFEERSTGGLMSILSDDINQLERFLDTGANDLIQVATTVVIIGGAFFVLAPSVAWMALLPMPFILWGSLAYQRLLAPRYADVREKVGFLNSRLANNISGITTIKSFTAETYEASRLEVESESYRRSNTKAIKLSAAFIPLIRMLILVGFTALLLYGGMAAVAGKMSVGTYSVLIFLIQRLLWPLTRLGDTFDQYQRAMASTNRVMNLLDTPIAIHPGRIALPIEKVRGEVKFKNVTFAYQDRFPVIENLSLDIPAGKTIAIVGSTGSGKSTLVKLLLRLYEIKTGMITVDGIEIQDLKLQDLRRCIGLVSQDVFLFHGTVAENIAYGSFDASEPEIMKAARVAEAHEFIMELPQSYETIVGERGQKLSGGQRQRIAIARAVLKNPPILILDEATSAVDNETEAAIQRSLERIIVDRTTIAIAHRLSTIRNADCIYVMEHGKLVESATHEQLLERDGIYANLWRVQSGLK from the coding sequence ATGAAAAAACGTAGACATTCAGTGCATCCCCTCCAGCGCCTGCTTGACTACGGACATCAGTATCGTCAGCAAATTTGGCTGGCTACTGGTTGTTCTATCCTCAATAAACTTTTTGACTTAGCACCGCCAGCATTAATTGGGATTGCGGTAGATGTAGTTGTCAAACAGCAGGATTCTATCATTGCTCAATTAGGAGTTAAAGATGTCTTTGGGCAGTTTTTGATTCTTTCGGTTCTCACTGTGATTGTTTGGATATTAGAATCAGTGTTTGAGTACGCTTATGCTAGACTTTGGCGCAATTTAGCACAGAGTGTTCAGCATAACTTACGTTTAGATGCCTACAAGCATTTGCAAGAGTTGGAATTGGCTTATTTTGAAGAACGTAGCACTGGCGGTTTAATGTCCATCCTTAGTGATGATATTAACCAATTAGAACGATTTTTAGACACGGGAGCCAATGATCTGATTCAAGTTGCTACAACTGTGGTCATTATTGGTGGTGCTTTCTTCGTTTTGGCTCCTAGTGTAGCGTGGATGGCCTTGTTGCCAATGCCGTTTATTCTTTGGGGTTCTTTAGCTTATCAACGACTGCTTGCACCCCGTTATGCTGATGTTAGAGAAAAAGTCGGTTTCCTCAACTCGCGTTTAGCCAATAATATTAGCGGTATTACTACAATTAAAAGTTTTACAGCCGAAACTTATGAAGCCTCGCGTTTAGAAGTAGAAAGTGAAAGTTATCGTCGTAGTAATACTAAAGCAATTAAACTTTCAGCCGCTTTTATACCATTAATCCGGATGCTGATTTTGGTAGGATTTACTGCACTATTATTATATGGTGGAATGGCAGCAGTTGCAGGCAAAATGTCTGTAGGAACTTATAGCGTATTAATATTTTTAATTCAGCGCTTGTTGTGGCCGTTAACAAGATTAGGTGATACCTTTGATCAATATCAAAGAGCGATGGCTTCTACCAATCGAGTCATGAATTTATTAGATACGCCGATCGCGATTCATCCAGGAAGGATAGCTTTACCAATTGAAAAAGTCCGCGGCGAAGTGAAATTTAAAAATGTCACTTTTGCCTATCAAGACAGATTTCCTGTAATTGAAAATCTGTCGTTAGATATTCCCGCAGGTAAAACTATTGCGATTGTTGGTTCAACTGGTTCCGGTAAAAGTACTTTAGTTAAGTTGTTATTGCGGTTGTATGAAATCAAAACAGGAATGATTACCGTAGATGGAATCGAAATACAAGATTTGAAATTACAAGATTTACGCCGTTGTATTGGTTTGGTGAGTCAGGATGTATTTTTATTTCATGGCACAGTAGCCGAGAATATTGCTTATGGTAGCTTTGATGCTAGCGAACCAGAAATCATGAAAGCGGCAAGAGTGGCTGAAGCTCATGAATTTATTATGGAATTGCCCCAAAGTTATGAGACAATTGTGGGAGAAAGAGGACAAAAGTTATCTGGTGGACAAAGACAAAGAATTGCGATCGCTCGTGCAGTATTAAAGAATCCACCCATTTTGATTTTAGATGAAGCCACCTCCGCAGTAGACAACGAAACAGAAGCCGCTATCCAGCGATCGCTCGAACGAATTATAGTAGATAGAACCACAATTGCGATCGCTCATCGTCTTTCTACTATCCGCAATGCTGATTGTATCTATGTCATGGAACATGGGAAATTAGTAGAGTCAGCAACCCACGAACAACTACTAGAACGAGATGGCATTTACGCTAATCTCTGGCGTGTACAAAGTGGGTTGAAATAA
- a CDS encoding ATP-binding cassette domain-containing protein, with translation MGIITLQSVKKDFGIKEILKDATFSLDATDKVGLIGTNGSGKSTLLKMIAGIESIDSGQILSTSGSKIIYLPQQPDLDENRTVLEQIFADSGEHLSLVREYEELTNKLAHYPEDNQIMSRLSVVMQNMETTGAWELETNAKIILSKLGIFDFDAVIGTLSGGYRKRIALATALLSEPDVLLMDEPTNHLDALSVEWLQSYLNRFRGALLLITHDRYFLDKVTNRIIEIDRGDIFTYTGNYSYYLEKKALAEESAISSQRKHQGVLRRELEWLSRGPKARSTKQKARIERVHAMRNTEFKQAQGKVDISTVGRRIGKKVIELNNISKAYDGRTLINNFTYEFSPEDRIGIIGGNGAGKSTLMDIITGRVQPDAGNVEIGTTIHIGYFDQHSEELLTALDENQRVIDYIKEEGEFVKITDGTQISASQMLERFLFPGNQQYAPIHKLSGGEKRRLFLLRILIGAPNVLILDEPTNDLDVQTLAILEDYLEDFAGCVITVSHDRYFLDRTVDTIFALEAGGNLRQYPGNYSVYLDYKKAEEDEEKQQQASNNQEDSQKLESAKVISSSENTENKKRRGLSNWEKREFEQLEGKIAQLEAEKADTEKAMTSVAPGNYGQVQKLYEQVETLKQAIDVATERWLELAEIDS, from the coding sequence ATGGGTATTATTACACTACAATCGGTAAAAAAAGACTTTGGTATCAAAGAAATATTAAAAGATGCTACTTTTAGTCTTGATGCTACTGATAAAGTGGGCTTAATTGGTACTAATGGTTCTGGTAAATCAACTTTATTAAAAATGATTGCTGGAATAGAATCAATCGATAGTGGTCAGATTTTATCCACCTCTGGTTCTAAAATCATTTACCTGCCTCAACAGCCAGATTTAGATGAAAATCGTACAGTTTTAGAGCAAATTTTCGCTGACAGCGGCGAGCATTTATCTTTGGTACGTGAGTATGAAGAACTCACCAATAAATTAGCTCACTATCCAGAAGATAACCAGATTATGTCCCGCCTTTCTGTAGTCATGCAGAACATGGAAACTACTGGTGCTTGGGAACTGGAAACTAACGCCAAAATTATCCTCAGTAAGTTAGGAATTTTTGACTTTGATGCCGTAATCGGTACTTTATCTGGAGGTTATCGTAAGCGGATTGCTCTAGCAACAGCTTTGTTGTCAGAACCAGATGTTTTACTTATGGATGAGCCAACTAACCATCTTGATGCTCTTTCTGTAGAATGGTTGCAAAGTTATTTAAATCGCTTTCGTGGCGCACTTTTACTTATCACCCATGACCGCTATTTTTTAGATAAAGTTACAAATCGGATAATTGAAATTGACCGGGGTGATATTTTTACCTATACAGGTAATTATTCATATTACCTAGAAAAGAAAGCTCTAGCTGAAGAATCTGCTATTAGTAGTCAACGTAAACATCAAGGTGTATTGCGGCGCGAATTAGAATGGTTAAGCCGTGGGCCAAAAGCTCGAAGTACCAAACAAAAAGCTAGAATTGAGCGCGTTCACGCCATGCGAAACACTGAGTTTAAACAAGCTCAGGGGAAAGTTGATATTTCTACAGTTGGTCGTCGTATCGGTAAAAAAGTTATTGAACTAAATAATATTTCTAAAGCTTACGATGGCCGGACTTTAATTAACAACTTTACCTACGAATTTAGTCCCGAAGACCGCATTGGCATTATTGGTGGTAACGGTGCAGGGAAATCCACTTTAATGGATATTATTACTGGGCGCGTTCAGCCAGATGCTGGTAACGTGGAAATTGGTACTACTATTCACATTGGTTATTTTGACCAACATTCTGAAGAATTACTCACAGCTTTAGACGAAAATCAGCGCGTGATTGACTACATTAAAGAAGAGGGCGAATTTGTCAAAATTACCGATGGTACTCAAATTTCCGCCTCCCAAATGTTAGAGAGATTTCTCTTTCCTGGAAACCAGCAATATGCTCCTATTCATAAACTTTCGGGTGGAGAAAAGCGACGTTTATTTTTATTGCGTATTCTCATTGGTGCGCCCAACGTTTTAATTTTAGATGAACCGACAAATGATTTGGATGTACAGACACTAGCAATATTAGAAGATTATTTAGAAGACTTTGCTGGGTGTGTAATAACAGTTTCTCATGATCGCTACTTTTTAGATCGCACTGTAGATACAATCTTTGCCTTAGAAGCAGGCGGTAATTTACGGCAATATCCAGGTAATTACTCAGTTTATCTTGATTATAAAAAAGCTGAAGAAGACGAAGAAAAACAACAACAAGCTAGTAATAATCAAGAAGATTCCCAAAAACTAGAGTCAGCAAAAGTTATATCTTCTTCTGAAAATACAGAAAATAAAAAACGGCGTGGACTGTCCAATTGGGAAAAGCGGGAATTTGAACAATTAGAAGGTAAAATTGCTCAGTTAGAAGCTGAAAAAGCAGACACTGAGAAAGCAATGACAAGTGTTGCGCCTGGAAATTATGGTCAAGTACAAAAACTCTACGAACAAGTAGAAACCCTCAAACAAGCGATTGATGTAGCTACTGAACGTTGGTTAGAATTAGCCGAAATTGATTCTTAA
- a CDS encoding Uma2 family endonuclease, whose translation MNALTLNLPPVLVLTDEQFYQLCQVNRDLRIERTATGELIIMPPTGGETGNRNIEIAFQLQAWSRKSNLGIAFDSSTCFKLPNGAERSPDASWVKRERWDNLNQQQKQKFPPLCPDFVLELRSQTDSLKALQEKMQEYIDNGVRLGWLIDPKTQQVEIYRVGQAVEILQNPETLSGEDVLPGFILNLKPIFGSI comes from the coding sequence ATGAATGCTCTAACATTAAATTTACCACCAGTTTTAGTATTAACTGACGAACAATTCTATCAACTTTGCCAAGTAAATCGTGACTTAAGAATAGAACGTACAGCCACCGGAGAATTAATAATCATGCCACCTACAGGAGGTGAAACAGGCAATCGAAACATTGAAATTGCTTTTCAATTACAAGCTTGGAGTCGAAAAAGTAACTTAGGAATTGCTTTTGATTCTTCTACTTGTTTCAAACTCCCCAATGGTGCGGAACGCTCTCCAGATGCTTCTTGGGTGAAACGTGAACGTTGGGATAATTTGAACCAACAACAAAAACAAAAATTTCCCCCTTTGTGTCCTGATTTTGTTTTAGAGTTGCGTTCTCAAACAGATTCACTTAAAGCTTTACAAGAGAAAATGCAAGAGTACATAGATAATGGTGTAAGATTAGGTTGGCTCATCGACCCAAAAACACAACAAGTTGAAATATATCGTGTAGGTCAGGCAGTAGAAATATTACAAAACCCTGAGACTCTATCAGGAGAAGATGTATTGCCGGGTTTTATACTTAATTTAAAACCTATTTTTGGCAGTATTTAA
- the ccmS gene encoding beta-carboxysome assembly chaperone CcmS has protein sequence MMFGNTQSELGDHKWRGQLDRFVKANQQDLAALFWGLWLENGNSKGTIGIDLQPTPHFVYCPQEAIENLNDQVENRLQEILGIVENHQPEIEVVMIGIGKGEIKLIQFAPEPAPPDCFKQVDKDVEGLLDLLEQRMSESLDS, from the coding sequence ATGATGTTTGGTAACACTCAGTCAGAATTAGGTGATCACAAGTGGCGTGGCCAGTTGGATAGATTTGTGAAAGCAAATCAGCAAGATTTAGCGGCACTGTTTTGGGGATTGTGGTTAGAAAATGGTAATAGCAAGGGTACTATTGGTATTGATTTACAACCAACTCCACATTTTGTATATTGTCCCCAAGAAGCAATAGAAAATTTAAATGATCAAGTTGAAAATCGGCTTCAGGAAATTTTAGGAATTGTCGAAAATCATCAACCAGAAATAGAAGTAGTGATGATTGGTATTGGTAAAGGTGAAATTAAATTAATTCAGTTTGCACCAGAACCAGCACCACCGGATTGTTTTAAGCAGGTTGATAAGGATGTAGAGGGGTTACTGGATTTGCTAGAACAGCGGATGAGTGAAAGCTTGGACAGTTAA
- a CDS encoding DUF1824 family protein, producing the protein MSTPNHQNLTTAEAKKILNKFNCLDIAPILKPSEKVLTRKALVLITNLSDYQILGICADTAEEGILAMRTYSHAFGYEVPSDLATPEGPVYIKLNGKNGLCYLDSYAGHHRGVLVSCQSYDEGGINEMYGHLPLDLFV; encoded by the coding sequence ATGTCAACTCCTAATCATCAGAATCTCACAACCGCAGAAGCTAAGAAAATCCTCAATAAATTCAACTGTTTAGATATCGCACCTATTCTTAAACCATCAGAAAAAGTTTTAACCCGCAAGGCTTTAGTGTTAATTACTAATCTATCTGATTATCAAATATTAGGAATTTGCGCTGACACAGCTGAAGAAGGAATACTAGCAATGAGAACTTACTCTCATGCTTTTGGTTATGAAGTACCAAGTGATTTAGCTACACCTGAAGGGCCAGTTTATATTAAATTAAATGGCAAAAATGGTTTGTGTTACCTCGATTCTTACGCAGGGCATCATCGCGGAGTATTAGTATCTTGCCAGTCTTACGACGAAGGGGGAATCAACGAAATGTATGGACATTTACCACTCGATTTATTCGTCTAA
- a CDS encoding prohibitin family protein, translating to MKNQQLGNWQTTLLGIVVSIIVLIGLNSFIIINPGQAGVISILGKARDGALLEGIHVKPPFISVIDVYDLTVQKFEVPAESSTKDLQNLSARFAINFRLDPLQVVEVRRKQGTLANIVSKIIAPQTQEAFKIAAARRTVEEAITKRSELKEDFDNALGDRLDKYGIIVLDTSVVDLTFSPEFARAVEEKQIAEQRAQRAVYVAREAEQEAQAEVNRAKGKAEAQRLLAETLKAQGGQLVLQKEAIEAWKTGGAQMPRVLVMGGESKGSVPFIFNLGNVPNQP from the coding sequence TTGAAAAATCAGCAATTGGGGAATTGGCAAACCACACTTTTGGGAATTGTGGTATCAATAATAGTGCTAATTGGGCTTAATTCCTTTATCATTATCAATCCAGGACAAGCAGGAGTAATCAGCATCTTAGGTAAAGCGAGAGACGGTGCTTTGTTGGAGGGGATTCATGTAAAACCACCTTTCATTTCAGTAATAGATGTGTATGATTTGACGGTGCAGAAATTTGAAGTCCCAGCGGAAAGTTCTACTAAGGATTTGCAAAATTTATCTGCCAGATTTGCGATTAACTTTCGTCTTGATCCCTTACAAGTAGTAGAGGTGAGAAGAAAACAAGGGACTTTAGCAAATATTGTCTCAAAGATCATTGCCCCCCAGACTCAAGAAGCGTTTAAAATTGCAGCTGCTAGACGCACAGTCGAAGAAGCGATTACCAAAAGAAGTGAATTGAAAGAAGACTTCGATAATGCTTTAGGCGATCGCCTAGATAAATATGGGATAATTGTCTTAGATACTAGTGTAGTTGACTTGACTTTCTCCCCAGAATTTGCCAGAGCTGTAGAAGAAAAACAAATTGCGGAACAACGCGCCCAAAGAGCTGTTTATGTAGCACGAGAAGCCGAACAAGAAGCACAAGCAGAAGTTAATCGGGCTAAAGGTAAAGCAGAAGCCCAAAGACTCTTAGCAGAAACTCTCAAAGCTCAAGGTGGGCAATTAGTTTTACAAAAAGAAGCAATTGAAGCATGGAAAACAGGCGGCGCTCAAATGCCTAGAGTTTTGGTAATGGGTGGTGAATCAAAAGGTAGTGTACCTTTTATTTTCAACCTAGGGAATGTTCCCAATCAGCCATAA
- the bchM gene encoding magnesium protoporphyrin IX methyltransferase: protein MNAADDKTIVREYFNSTGFDRWKRIYGDGEVNKVQLDIRTGHQQTVDTVIDWLKADNNLSKLSICDAGCGVGSLSIPLAVDGAKVYASDISEKMVEEAKQRALQTLGNAENPTFAVQDLESLSGSYHTVICLDVLIHYPQQKADEMISHLCSLAQSRIILSFAPKTCALTILKKIGSFFPGPSKTTRAYLHRQADVVKILESNGFSIQRQSMTKTRFYFSRILEATRN from the coding sequence ATGAACGCAGCTGACGATAAAACCATTGTTCGTGAGTATTTCAATTCCACAGGGTTTGACCGCTGGAAGCGAATTTATGGTGATGGTGAAGTTAATAAAGTCCAGCTAGATATTCGCACTGGACACCAGCAAACTGTAGATACTGTTATCGACTGGCTAAAGGCCGATAACAACTTATCAAAGTTATCAATCTGCGATGCAGGCTGTGGTGTAGGTAGCCTCAGCATTCCTCTAGCGGTAGATGGCGCTAAAGTCTATGCCAGTGATATTTCCGAAAAAATGGTCGAAGAAGCCAAACAAAGAGCCTTACAAACCTTGGGAAATGCTGAAAATCCTACTTTTGCCGTGCAAGATTTGGAATCATTAAGCGGTAGTTACCACACCGTAATTTGTTTGGATGTTCTCATCCACTATCCTCAACAAAAAGCCGATGAGATGATTTCTCACCTGTGTTCTTTGGCACAGTCAAGGATAATTCTCAGCTTTGCACCGAAGACTTGCGCCCTCACTATACTCAAGAAAATTGGTAGTTTCTTTCCAGGGCCAAGTAAGACAACTCGTGCTTATTTGCATCGTCAGGCTGATGTAGTCAAAATCTTAGAAAGTAACGGCTTTTCTATACAACGGCAGTCAATGACTAAGACTCGCTTTTATTTCTCTCGCATCCTGGAAGCAACACGTAATTAA